The Pseudopipra pipra isolate bDixPip1 chromosome 29, bDixPip1.hap1, whole genome shotgun sequence DNA segment GCCGGGGGGGCTCGAGGAGGGGGTCTCAAGCAGGGCAGCTGTGGGATGGTTCCAGGGGGTCTCAAGGAGGGGTCTCAaggagggcagtgctgggatggtGCCGGGGGGGCTCGAGGAGGGGTCTCAAGGAGGGGAGTTGTGGGATGGTGCCAGGGGGGCCGGAGGAGCCCGGGGGGGCTCGAGGAGGGGTCTCAaggagggcagtgctgggatggtgccagggggctggaggagcccgGGGGGGCTTGAAGAGGGGTCTCAaggagggcagtgctgggatggtGCCAGGGGGGCTCGAGGAGGGGTCTCAAGGAGGGGAGTTGTGGGATGGTGCTGGGGGGCCGGAGGAGCCCGGGGGGGTCTCAAGGAGGGGGAGTTGTGGGATGGTGCCAGGGGGGCTCGAGGAGGGGTCTCAAGGAGGGGAGTTGTGGGATGGTGCcagggggggctggaggagcccgGGGGGGCTCGAGGAGGGGAGTTGGTGGATGGTGCCTGGGGGGCTCGAGGAGGGGTCTCAaggagggcagtgctgggatggtGCCAGGGGGGCCGGAGGAGCCCGGGGGGGTCTGATCCCCTctctctgtgcccccccaggagCCCGATGGTGACGGGCACGTCGGTGCTGGGGGTGAGGTTCGAGGGGGGGGTGATGCTGGCCGCCGACACCGTGGGCTCCTACGGCTCCCTGGCCCGGTTCCGGGGCATCTCCCGCCTCCTGAGGGTCAACGACTGCACCGTCCTGGGGCCTCGGGAGACTACGCCGACTTCCAGTACCTGCAGCAGGTCATCGACCAGATGGTGTAAGGGATTCGGGGGGAAAAcggggattttgggggggttggggggtaAATAGGANNNNNNNNNNNNNNNNNNNNNNNNNNNNNNNNNNNNNNNNNNNNNNNNNNNNNNNNNNNNNNNNNNNNNNNNNNNNNNNNNNNNNNNNNNNNNNNNNNNNNNNNNNNNNNNNNNNNNNNNNNNNNNNNNNNNNNNNNNNNNNNNNNNNNNNNNNNNNNNNNNNNNNNNNNNNNNNNNNNNNNNNNNNNNNNNNNNNNNNNTAATCAGGGAATCATGGAAACATGGAATCAGGGAACCAGGGAATCAGGGAattatagaattatagaatcatggaattatagaatcatggaatcataaaattatagaatcatagaattatagaatcatagaatcatggaattatagaatcatggaattatagaattatagaatcacagaatcatggaatcacagaatcatggaatcatggaatcacagaatcagctgggttggaagggacctccgagatcatcaagtggGAATGGGATCCTGTGGGAACACAGAGGGGTTGGGAATGAAGGGGGGGATCCTGTGGGAACACAGAGGGGTTGGGAATAGGGGAGGCTCGGGGAGCTGGAtcctgctgggagagcagggtcTGGAATTCCCCATCCCCAAAGGATCCTCCCAAacctcttccctgccctttcccaGAGCTCCCTTTTCCCACCTTGCTGCACGATCTGCACCACCCTGTCCATGTGTTTCCTGGCTGCAATCAGCCCCTGCAGCATCAGCATCTTGTGGTAGTTGAACATGTCCAGGCCCCCCATCACCtggtgggagagggaaaaacaacGGGAATGGGGCGGGAATTccatcccaaaatcccccccatagaatcatagatgggttggaagggacctcccagaccatccagtccaaccccgccgtggttcccagcccgtGGCACTGAGGCCACGTCCAGTCTGGGCTTAAAaacccccagggctggagaatcccccccctccctgggcagcccattccaagggctgagcaccctcttccttccctgtgcCCTCAGGTTCCTGGGATACGTGGACATGCTGGGAGTGGCCTACGAGGCGCCGACGTTGGCCACGGGGTTCGGGGCCTACCTGGCTCAGGTGGGCTTGGAGTTTAGGcttttttatgctgttatttattttacttttcgAAGTTTACATTGTCGTGTTTAACTGGGTTTTGTTGCCTCAATAATTAAGTCCCGTGGGTTTATTtcactcctctccctccccccagcccctgatgAGGGAGGTCCTGGAGAAGAAGCAGAGCCTGACCCAGGAGGAGGCCCGGGACCTCCTGGAGCGCTGCCTGCGGATCCTCTACTACAGGGACGCCAGATCCTTCAACAGGGTCCGTGTCCTTCCCCCCTGGAGACACCTCCCTGAGCCCAGGAACCCAGGAATCCCCCCTGGAGACACATCCCTGAGCCCACAGACCCGGGGGAACCTCCTGGAGACACCTCCCTGATCCCAGGAATCCCCCCTGGAGACACCTCCCTGAGCCCAAAAACCCAGGAATCCCCCCTGGAGACACATCCCTGAGCCCAGGAACCCCTGGAGACACCTCCCTGAGCCCACAAACCTGGGGATCCCTCCTGGAGACACCTCCCTGATCCCCCTCACCTGGATACACCCATCCTGATCCCAGGAATCCCCCCTGGAGACACCTCCCTGAGCCCAAAAACCCAGGAATCCCCCCTGGAGACACCTCCCTGATCCCCCTCACCTGGATACACCCATCCTGATCCCAGGAATCCCTCCTGGAGACACCTCCCTTATCCCAGGAATCCCTCCTGCAGACACCTCCCTGATCCCAGGAATCCCTCCTGGAGACACCTCCCTGATCCCCTTCACCTGGATACACCtctcctgatcccaggaaaatccccctcccagccccacctccCTGATcccaggagaaggggcagggtgggagctgaGGAGATCCCGAGCTCCAGCCGCTCAGGATCCCCCTCTGGGGGGATTTCCTTGGAGaactgtcccatccctgcagctctgccctccagAGGCTCCAATCCTTCCCCTTGGGAATCCTTTCCCACCATCCCCCCCATCAAACCCAAACCCTTTTTGGGGGGACACTCTCCTTAATCGGGGCGTCCCCAGGGCCCACCTGGCTCCAGGTGTGGAATTCCAGGCCCACCTGGCTCCAGGTGTGGAATTCCAGGCCTACCTGGCTCCGGGTGTGGAATTCCAAGGATTCATTCCCACGTTCTCTCCCCTCAGTATGAACTCGCCACCGTGACGGAGAAGGGGGTGCAGGTGGAGGGACCCCTGACCCTGGAAGCCAACTGGGACATCGCCCACGTGGTCAGGTAACGCTCCCGGGGTCGGGGGGACAAGCTGGGGACATCCAGGGGACATCCAGGGGACATCCAGGAGCTCCAGGGGACATCCAGGAGCTCCAGGGGACATCCAGGTGTTCCAGGGGACATCCAGGAGCTCCAGGGGACATCCAGGAGCTCCAGGGGACATCCAGGGGACATCCAGGTGTTCCAGGGGACATCCAGGAGCTCCAGGGGACATCCAGGTGTCCAGGGCACATCCAGGAGCTCCAGGGCACATCCAGGTGTTCCAGGGGACATTCAGGTGTTCCAAGGCACATCCAGGA contains these protein-coding regions:
- the PSMB4 gene encoding LOW QUALITY PROTEIN: proteasome subunit beta type-4 (The sequence of the model RefSeq protein was modified relative to this genomic sequence to represent the inferred CDS: inserted 1 base in 1 codon); translation: MVTGTSVLGVRFEGGVMLAADTVGSYGSLARFRGISRLLRVNDCTVXGASGDYADFQYLQQVIDQMVPSSPTPPWFPARGTEATSSLGLKTPRAGESPPSLGSPFQGLSTLFLPCALRFLGYVDMLGVAYEAPTLATGFGAYLAQPLMREVLEKKQSLTQEEARDLLERCLRILYYRDARSFNRYELATVTEKGVQVEGPLTLEANWDIAHVVSGFE